The sequence TATAATTCAGGTGTTAGGATGCCAAATCAATAAAATAAGATAATTAATAGGGGGAAAGTCACTTTACTGGGAGGAAAGCTAAATTTGggttaaaaatttaaaaattttctCTCCTTTAGTATCTCTATTTAATAAGAGATGGATTGGAAATCCAACATATGTCGGCAAGACTTTATGAGAATCACTAGAATTTAGTTAACAAATAACTGATCCAATACAATTGTGCTTTGTGTTTCTATCATAACATCGATCGGCATTTATCTAGAATGACCTATTTTGGAGATATACCATTTCCGAGGGTCGTACATTGAAATCTATTGCAAGTACCAATGGCAAGAACATGTATTCTGAACAACAGAGGACAAGACGTACAATACTAAATTCGGGAGCTTATTTAGCCAACACAAATCATGTTTCATCTATATACATTTCATTTCCACGGTTCACTTCCACCGGAAATAATTGATTTTACAAAGAACAATAGGTACATTCTATAAGTTGGGATGCAAACGTGCCCAATAGAAAAGGGGTAATCACGCACTTTAATTTTTGGGTTGCACGAATTTGGATATAATTGATCAAAATCATATCAAAAGTTAAAATTAAAAAGCGAAGTAAAAGAGTTCATTGATGGGtgaaaatttttttttaattccaccCCAAAAATTCAGCTTTCCTCCTAGTAAAAATAGCTTTCCCCCTATTAATTAACCAACTAATCAAACTTAATAATCAAAGTTCCAAACACGGCAACAAAATGATCGGCCATACAATGTACCTTTTTTGAATTGTAAAGTATTGTCACGTATGCATTCATAAATTATTAGGATTTTTCTCTTCTAAGTTATTACGATTAAAACTAAAAGAAGAGAACTATTCCATTGAAATTTTGCATCAGAGAATAAAAATGTAAAAGAGACGGTCGCACGACGATCCTCCACATGTCAATCAACCCTCCCTTAGTTTTGTATGGCAAGAAAGAAAACATTGATTTCCAAGATACTAGAAACCATTCCAAcactaaagaagaagaaaaaaaatcagaatgtGGTCTTGCAATGGGATAGTATCAAGTGAATCACATCACCGGTGGTAAATGGGGTTGGGGTGGGGGAGTTTTCGTATGAGGCTATGACATCTATTCTGGCATAGTAATCCCAAAATATCACACAAATTTTAGGCAAAGCCGAAATCTCATGGAGGCAAAAAAGAGGAAAACTAGTGTTTTAAATACATTTTCCTAAACTTAGAAAAACCGTTATTTTCATCAATAGATTCGGAGTAAGGTTCGGTACTACTGTTTTCTTCACgttttagaaaaacaaaagaaaacgagaaaacaagaaaaagggaaaaaaaagacAGAAGAGAAACAGAGCTTTCATAATTACAACTTTTCTATTTTAAAATCTCTGTTTCTCTTTTCTAaattcatttgtaaacccatctcaTTACAACAAACTCTGATGATTGTCATAAAAAGAACAAGGTTCAGTAACTTGGGAAAATAGGGTAAAAACACAGGGGATTTCTAATTCTTTCAATTTTCTTTGTCTAATTGATAGAATTATTCATACATTAGGTTACATTGTTGAAAATCTTTAATGGGTCACTCaaattttctattttgggtttgattCTTGTGAAAAAGTTTGACATTTTTCATGAAACTTTGGTGGTAAAAATTCTGTTTTCAATTCTTGGATTTAATGGCAAAAGCAGTTACTATACCATTCTCTGTAGCTTCTGTCGTTGAAGATGTACTTAAGCAAAATGGAAGTCGTGTTAGAAACATCGATATGGTTTCGAGAAAAGCAGAAGAATCAGGtacccttttctttttcttgatttcAGTGGAGATTCCTATGAAAAACTGAGGGAATTTGAATAGcgtttttggttttcttttttaatGAAATTCGATAATGGGATTATTGCAGCATTGAGGAGATATGAAGCAGCAGCATGGCTAAGAAAGACGGTCGGATTCGTATTATCGAAAGATTTACCGGAAGAACCatcagaagaagaatttagacTTGGATTAAGAAGTGGTATCATTCTTTGTAGTGCACTTAACAAAGTTGATCCTGGATCCGTTCCAAGGGTAAATAACGATAATTTGATAGATTACACCTGCAACACATTTGCATTTTGTGATAACTATGTTTTAAGTCACTGTTAAATATGATGTTTTTAGGTGGTCGAGAAACCAGCCATTCCAGTACCTGATGGAGGATCTGCTTTATCAGCGTATCAGTACTTTGAGAATGTGCGAAATTTCCTTGATACCGTGCAAGAGATTGGTATTCCAGTGTTCGAACCATCTGATTTTGAACAGGTGAGATATGTTAGTGTGGTGGGGGAATATGGGTCAATATCTAGGCAGTCGAGCTGTTTCTTTTTTGGTGTTGGTATTTGTTTGTATTCAGCTTATGGTTGTTAACATGTTGAGTTTCGGATTTTTTTCGGTTCAACTTCTTGTAGGGAGGAAAATCTGGAAGGATAGTGAATTGTGTTTTAGCACTGAAATCATATAGTGACTGGAAACAAAATGGTGGGAATAGTTTGTGGAAATTTGCTGGGACTTCGAAATCTAATACGTCGGGGAAAATAGTCCGGAGAAATTCAGATCTTTTCATGACTTCATTGTCGAGGACTCAGTCGACGGATGAAAAGTTATTGGAAGATGCTGAGAACTCAAATGATGATCTGGCGGATGAACCTGTAACTGAAATGGTAGGTAAGCTTTACTATTTTGGTGCCAAGCAGTCCCTTGCCAGAGTCAATAATATGTAATTTTTTTAAGCGAAATGGCTGTCAACTTTATTTGCAGGTCACTAGTAATTCTTTGAATGCCCTTGTTCGTGCCGCTTTGTGCGATAAGAAGCCTGAAGAAGTTCCAATGGTAGGAAAGAATGTTCCTCTCCATGATTCTGTTAACAATTCTAATATCAACCAAGACAAGTCTAAACAAATATTTTATGTGTTTTGTTAATTGAAGCTTGTAGAATCCATGATAAGTAAGGTTATGGAGGAGTTTGAGCGTCGCCTTAAAAGCCACAATGCAGTGGTAAGGCTTTATCTGTTCTGAAATTCTATGATTGTCTAATAAGTTTAGGATTCTTTGTACTATTGATGTTTATCTTATGTTTgctcacatttacatttgtgcaGATGGAAACAACTCTAGATGGTTTAGTTGTACCTGACGGTGACAAATCGCTCCCTGAAACAACTTCTGGTGAAATGAAGGTATATTCTTACATCAAAACCTTTTAGTTAGATAATGTAGAAAGTGTCTGACAGTTGTAAAGTAGCAATCAAAACTCTATGCTAACCAACTAAAACACGATTAAACAGATGAAAACACCTCCAGAGGATGCAGCAGCAGTCGATGACGACAAGTCAGCTGTTGGGACCTCTCATGTTGAAAACATGGACATAGAGAAAGATGCTGAAGAAAATAGTCCTGAGATAGTCGATCAAAAAATTGCTACAGAGGCAGAAGAAGGCAACAAAGAAAGTGCCAGTGAGATAACACAAAGCGAAGAAGTATGTACCTTAGAGGAGATAAGGAAAGATGAACATATGAAGCAAAAGcttattgatgaagaagaagtaagGCGTAGGGTGTACGAAGAACTCAAGGAAAAGGTTATCGCTGAAGAGAGGGAAAAGATTAGGAAAGAGGAGGAGCTGAGGCTTAATAATAAAAACAGCCAACTTTTAAAGCAACAACTCCTCGATCAACAAAAGCGAAATGTTAAGGAACTAAAACATGCACTTCATAATACAAAGGAGGGTATGCAGCACATTCAAATAAAATTCCGTGAAGAGTTCAATGATCTCGGTATGACACTTTTGCCTTCTTCTTACATTAGTTTCTTGACATGCATAATTTTTCTCTTAACATTGAGTTCACTTCTCAACAGGTAAGCACTTGAATGTTTTAACGCATGCTGCTTCCAGATACCATAGAGTTTTGGAGGAGAACCGTAAGTTATACAACCAAGTACAAGATCTTAAAGGTAAATTTACCAGTTGCATTACCATAATATGCTTTTACTTGTGATCTAAGAGAAGTTATGCACAAGAAGTTATGAGTGTCGTTTTATCTGTCTATTAGGAAGCATAAGGGTTTACTGCCGAGTGAGACCCTTTTTACCTGGACAAGCAGGCCGATCAAGTATTGTCGATCACATAGATGAGGGGAGCATTGAAATTATCACCCTTTCTAAGAATGGCAAAGAAGCACGCAAATCGTTCACATTCAACAAAGTTTTTGGTCCATCCGCAACTCAAGGTTGCTTTTAACCACATCATGTTTCCCACTAGCATAATGTATGCTTTTGCAAAGACTAATTGTTGTTTTTATTAATTGCAGAGGAGGTCTTTTTGGATACCCAGCCACTGATCCGATCCGTTCTAGATGGGTTTAACGTTTGCATATTTGCTTATGGCCAAACAGGATCAGGGAAAACTCACACTATGGTGAGTCATTATTCTAACAGTTACGAAATCAAAAGATAACATAATGCTAATGCATGTTCTCCTGTTTAAAGTAGTAGTTGTGCTTGAATAGTCCAATGTGTTGATAAAAATTCAGACAGTCAGGTATAGGATGTTTGATAGAGAATAACTGTTTGTTGATCCATGTGGTTAACATATTCAGACAGGACCTAATGAACTTACAGAGGAGACCCAAGGTGTGAATTTCAGGGCGTTGAATGACTTATTTTATCTGTCAGAGGAAAGGAAGGAGACATTCCGTTACGAAGTTTCTGTACAGATGATGGAGATATATAATGAGCAAGTTAGAGATCTTCTAGTCTCCGATGGACTTAACAAAAAATATCCTTGGCACATTTTATCGTCTTAATTCAGTATTTTCCCACTTTTTCTTCATGGAGTTTtgagttttcttttacatttttcaTCATGGAACTGGAATTCTTTAACCTATAAACACATTGGAAATTCGAAACAGTTCTCAGGGGCTTAACGTGCCGGATGCAAACCTCGTACCAGTTACATCAACATCCGATGTTATTGAGCTGATGAATGCTGGGCAAAGGAACCGTGCCGTTAGCTCGACGGCCCTCAATGACCGAAGTAGTCGCTCTCACAggtatatatatatgcattattttgtttttatttttacacAACACATAAGCCATTCTGCTCACTCTGGAGACTAGTGTCTATGTTTAATCCAAAATCCCTGTGCAGCTGTCTAACCGTTCATGTTCAAGGAAAAGACTTGACATCTGGAAACACTCTCCGCGGGTGTATGCATTTGGTAGACCTAGCAGGAAGTGAGAGAGTCAACAAATCAGAAGTAACAGGAGATAGACTCAAGGAAGCACTTCATATCAACAAATCTCTTTCTGCTCTAGGAGATGTTATCGCTTCTCTTGCCCAAAAGAATGCTCATGTTCCTTATAGGAATAGCAAACTTACACAGCTCCTTCAAGATTCTCTTGGTAAGAGTTATATAATTTCAACAACCGCTAGCCGTAACAAGTCTCTCGGACTTATCATCTTTTTCCTTAACATGTAAATTAAGGTGGACAAGCCAAGACACTCATGTTCGTGCACATAACCCCTGATCCTGATGCTGTTCTAGAAACACTAAGCACACTCAAGTTTGCTGAGCGGGTTGCTACCGTCGAGCTTGGTGCGGCCAAATCTAACACAGAAAGTGGAGACGTCAAAGAGCTCAAAGAACAGGTTTTCACACTCTCCTTTCTTCTTTCGTTATTTGGAGGGAATGCCTCAATTTTATCTTATACTGGCAAAAGTTAATTTCTGTTCTCATTTTGAAGATTTCTAGGCTCAAGGCTGCCTTGGCAAGAAAAGATGGGGGAGAATCAGGAGGGAACTTGACACGCTCAGTATCCTCGAGTTCAATATCCTCCACCCCTGAAATACCACTCACAACAAAGAATATCGGCGGGTCATTATCTTTACATGGATCTAAGCCTGAAACTCCTGTCTACACTCATGGATCCAAACCTGAAATTCCTCTTTATATTCATGGCTCCAGACCTGAACTATCTGTCTCTGAATTTGAATACGTCCGATCACCTACTAACGGGTCATTACCTTTATATTCTGAAATTGTCAAAGGCGCTGCTGCTGCCCGTAAGCAAGCTGCAGACGAGAAAGAATTAGCATCTAAAGATTGGGTTGATAAAGTGATGGTGAACAAACTAGAAATGGCCAATGGAAAAGAATCCCCAGCTCAAGGACATTGGGACGCTGTCAACAGTAAGTTGCCCGAACTCTTCTACCAAAAATCTAATACGAAAAACCATCCAGAACAAAAATGTAATGGAGTTACAGGAACACGGTCTGAGATGGGTACACCTGATGATTCAGACATAGACGCCTTAACTAGTGACTCTACCTCAGAACCAGATTTGCTATATCAACAACATATTCCTAGAGTTTCCAGTGTACCTACTAGCCTTGGTTCCAAGTTGAGGAAACCTAGCCAAATTCCTGGAAGGATCCCAGATCATAGTCCTGTAAATAAGAGTTCTTCGATTCCATCACTTGCCACCGCATCACCGTCTCGTAAGATGTCAAATGGAGTCGGCCCACCTCTTCACAAGAACGGGCGACAGCCAGTCTCTAcggcagggaagaagaaaagtagtgggtaTGGCAAGTAAATACATATTGGTTTAAAGATGATAAAATAATAAGTTGTTTCATTGTGGATTTCGTAGAGATAGGAGAGGAGGTTTTTTTGTCTTCTAAACGATTAACGGCAATACTCCAGTTGCTTGTACTAGTGTGGTGGTACGGTATCTCCGGAAGAGATAAGCTAGCCACTCTTTATGATTTGATTTGTGCATATGATTAGAGGAGCTCgaattttctttttgttgtttattttgtcaATTCGAACTTGTTGCATATacagagaagaggagaagaagaaaaagaaacactaAAACAGTTGAAAGGAGGAGGAGCATAAAAAGAAAGATTCTGCGGCTCTATTGTATGTCTGTCTACCTGTCTGTGATGTTGTTGTCTTTTTGTAATTGTGCATGTACATCTTTTTTCTTATGCAACCGCAATTTGGCTTCAACATGATACAGAGCTCAAGTTGGCTGAGTTGCTTACAGGTTTTAAGTTCGAGTTGTTTTTACAAGATAGCTATTATTGGGGCTTCACATTCCAATTGAGGAGTTTCACATGGATTTTTAATAATCAAAAAGCTAATTAGGGGTATCCTAAGAAAATTGGGAATGCCTAAGTTACCCTCCACAAAAAAACCTAATCTAATTACTTCGTCCGTTTCTAAAAATAggtttgtttggttttcacaaaaattaagaaaactaatcattggagtcactttttcatgttttttcttaaTTTATCCTTTGATCCCACTAATTTGTTATTAGAGAAGgaggagagagaagtggtccctcaATGAgtatagtagtaaaatcataacatttgacttttcaTATATAgaaacaaacctatttttttgacatacccaagAAAAAAACCGGCATATCTTTTAGAAACGAAAGGagtatattttagtatcaaatcaactttttctccttttctcaaaTGTAGACTGTTTTCATCGTCTTGGATTAACTTATAACTTTCCATTAAAATTTATGTTAAaaaaggggaagaagaagaaggttagTAAAAACCCCGTGACACCAACCAACGACATCACATCCCAATCGATTAGCGACCTCACATTCTGAATGTGTTACGGTTGGGTTTAAAGAACTTCCGTAAATCCAAATTTATATATACATTCTGGGATCTGATGAGATTTTTAACCTGGGTTTAAAAAACTTCCGTAAATCCAAATTTATATATACATTCTGGGATCAGATTTGATGAGATTTTTAACCGTAAGTATTTTAAGGTTAGTTAAGACTAAGTTCAAACCTAACGGTAATTTGTCATCAAATTTTAAAAGATCtttttacggttggtaaccaaccGTAATTGTTCAACGGTCATCTTCGACTAAGCCAAGACCTAGCCGTAAATACTCTTGGACTCCGGAAAAAGAAAATTGCTTTACACTTGGGCTTAATATTTAGGAAACCAACCGTGATGCTCTTACGGTTGGGTTTTGGAGCCGTATAACCCAAACGTGAATAATCCTGAAGTTCGAAATGTTGCATTGAGGTGTCTGGACTCCGCTCGATTTACGGAGCCATGGTATTGGGATTTCAAACTTTAGTAATAAAAACCGAACTTATAGTTGTTTAGCCACCTTTATATGATCCAATACAACAAGGTGAAATCAAGGACTTCCTTAAGTAGCTGAAAGAAACAGTGGGATAATTTTAATGTTATCAACCAATTGCATAAACTATACCCATTTCAGTCAAAAAAAACTTATAGTGAAAAAAGAAAGTCCATTGCACAACTCATAGGTTTGAAATAAATAATCAATGACCATGGAAGTTTGTACATCTAAAAAAGGATTCCGTAACTACATTTTTGCACAAATAAATATACACATACCATTGTAGTTGCTGGTGCTTCTGTAAAATTCAATATCTATATCAATGATGACGACAAGGCTGGTTCCAAATCAAGTGAATATGCAAGCTGGTTAACGTACCACATGCACATAGAGATCATCTTAAAGGCAAGAAAATCAAGACTTGTTTATTAAATGCTATTCCTGAAGATGATGATAAAGAAATCTAGTAtgattaaatgttattcctgtaaCTCTAGAATCAAAATATTCAGGAAAGTAAAAAAGTTTAGAAATCTAGTATGATTAATAATCAATATACAGACACTAGCTAATCAATCTTAAAATGTTTGGATTCTCCATCTTAAAACGTATCTGTTGTTATGTATAGTTTGGTGGCTGACCACCGGCCAAAAAAGCATGTGAAGTCTAGATAATTATCTAAGTGTAAGACTCAGAAAAAATGGGACGAAGATCATCTATTAAAAGGACAAATATGTTATCTAATTTGCTGGTGTGCATGTTATAatgacacatgtggcatgaaGTGGCAGCATATAGCTAAGCCATATGTCTTACTGTGTAGCCTCTATATACCCTTCTGTAGTCTCGTTTCTCTCATCCGTCCCATTTTGTCTTTCATGTTTTGTTACTAATTATATACAATACCTACATACACTCGAGAGATAAATCTACTGCTCGTGAATAAGCATTCTATGCATCCATATCTTGCCACAAATAACAGAACATGTGTCATCATGTTGTATTAACTAAACTTACCAGCTTTACCCGCAAAAAAGATtgagtttcaatttcaattaacaacagGGGCACCTGTTTCAAGCAACATGAGCAAATCAAAGAAAGCAATCACATGGGAAAATCAAGTGTAAATTTTCGAACAACAAGTATGGCAAAGAGTCTAACTACTGCGCACTCATATATACTCAATATTGGGACTTGATCACCTCAGTAAAGGTCAAGGAAGaccttcactttcttcaatcAAAATAGAGGGTTACGGTTAGGTTGGGTCTTGATATAACCCAaccataaatcttccaaaactacTCGAGTTTACATGCATGATGAATTACGGTTGGATGCGAAAAATTAAAACCCTACTGTAACTGATTTATGATTAGGTCTTACCCAAATCCAGTTACGGTTAAGAGTTCATCGCCACCTAACCGTAAATTAGCATTACGGTTGGCTACAAAGGAAAAATCTAACCGTAAATCGgtcttaaaattaaaaaaaaatgatgtttggTTGGGTAAATCTAGGGTTCACCCACATCAAATTTGGTtagtaaaatttggtttctcGATTGTATAAGGGTTCACCCACATCAAATTTCTCACCGAAATCACTCACTTTGATTGAGTGAACCAAAATCtagatttttaaaaaaaatctacaaaatttcCTTTCTATCTTTCTACTTTTTCTTCCCACAAGGACAAA is a genomic window of Papaver somniferum cultivar HN1 unplaced genomic scaffold, ASM357369v1 unplaced-scaffold_137, whole genome shotgun sequence containing:
- the LOC113334854 gene encoding kinesin-like protein KIN-14I, whose protein sequence is MAKAVTIPFSVASVVEDVLKQNGSRVRNIDMVSRKAEESALRRYEAAAWLRKTVGFVLSKDLPEEPSEEEFRLGLRSGIILCSALNKVDPGSVPRVVEKPAIPVPDGGSALSAYQYFENVRNFLDTVQEIGIPVFEPSDFEQGGKSGRIVNCVLALKSYSDWKQNGGNSLWKFAGTSKSNTSGKIVRRNSDLFMTSLSRTQSTDEKLLEDAENSNDDLADEPVTEMVTSNSLNALVRAALCDKKPEEVPMLVESMISKVMEEFERRLKSHNAVMETTLDGLVVPDGDKSLPETTSGEMKMKTPPEDAAAVDDDKSAVGTSHVENMDIEKDAEENSPEIVDQKIATEAEEGNKESASEITQSEEVCTLEEIRKDEHMKQKLIDEEEVRRRVYEELKEKVIAEEREKIRKEEELRLNNKNSQLLKQQLLDQQKRNVKELKHALHNTKEGMQHIQIKFREEFNDLGKHLNVLTHAASRYHRVLEENRKLYNQVQDLKGSIRVYCRVRPFLPGQAGRSSIVDHIDEGSIEIITLSKNGKEARKSFTFNKVFGPSATQEEVFLDTQPLIRSVLDGFNVCIFAYGQTGSGKTHTMTGPNELTEETQGVNFRALNDLFYLSEERKETFRYEVSVQMMEIYNEQVRDLLVSDGLNKKLEIRNSSQGLNVPDANLVPVTSTSDVIELMNAGQRNRAVSSTALNDRSSRSHSCLTVHVQGKDLTSGNTLRGCMHLVDLAGSERVNKSEVTGDRLKEALHINKSLSALGDVIASLAQKNAHVPYRNSKLTQLLQDSLGGQAKTLMFVHITPDPDAVLETLSTLKFAERVATVELGAAKSNTESGDVKELKEQISRLKAALARKDGGESGGNLTRSVSSSSISSTPEIPLTTKNIGGSLSLHGSKPETPVYTHGSKPEIPLYIHGSRPELSVSEFEYVRSPTNGSLPLYSEIVKGAAAARKQAADEKELASKDWVDKVMVNKLEMANGKESPAQGHWDAVNSKLPELFYQKSNTKNHPEQKCNGVTGTRSEMGTPDDSDIDALTSDSTSEPDLLYQQHIPRVSSVPTSLGSKLRKPSQIPGRIPDHSPVNKSSSIPSLATASPSRKMSNGVGPPLHKNGRQPVSTAGKKKSSGYGK